Below is a genomic region from Propionispora vibrioides.
ATGCTGTCCCCCCGGCCAAGCCAGTCTTCGGTCGACTATGTAATCAGCAGCATTAAGGAACTCTTGTTAACAAAAAAAATGGTGCCCGGTGATAAGCTTCCGGCTGAAATGGAACTGGCCAAATTATTGTCGGTCAGCCGGGGCTCCATCCGGGAGGCTATGAAAATTTTGGCGGCCTTTGGGATTATTGAGATAAAACGGGGCGATGGGACGTATGTCTCGTCGGACATTGAGGGGAAGGTGCTGTTTGATCCGCTCTTGTTCAGCTTCATTTTGTCACAGCCGGAGTTCGAGGAGCTTAAGGAGTTAAGAATGCTGCTGGAAAAGGATGTTATCCGTCTGGCCATTAAAAACGCCGGTGAAGAAGATATCCGGGAACTGCGGCAGTGTTATGAATCGATGGAAATACTGAAAAACGGCCAAGAGAAAGATTATGACAGACTATTAAATTTTGATTTGGAGTTTCATCATATTTTGGGCAAAATCACTAAAAACCGGTTGCTGGAAAAAATATACCGGTTTGTTATGGAGTATTTTAGTCCGTACATTGCGCAGAGCATGCGTAACCATACCTATTTTAGCCTGGAATCCAAAGAGACACACCGGAAATTGCTTGATGCCGTGGAACGGCGTGATTTTGTGTCAGCGGAGGAAGCGGTGGAAAACTCCGTGGAAGTTTGGGAAACGCTGATTTTCAAGTCCGGTGGGGAAACCAGGTAATCGATGGTTTCTTAGCTTCTGTTCTGTAC
It encodes:
- a CDS encoding FadR/GntR family transcriptional regulator; this translates as MKYDREPDLSIMLSPRPSQSSVDYVISSIKELLLTKKMVPGDKLPAEMELAKLLSVSRGSIREAMKILAAFGIIEIKRGDGTYVSSDIEGKVLFDPLLFSFILSQPEFEELKELRMLLEKDVIRLAIKNAGEEDIRELRQCYESMEILKNGQEKDYDRLLNFDLEFHHILGKITKNRLLEKIYRFVMEYFSPYIAQSMRNHTYFSLESKETHRKLLDAVERRDFVSAEEAVENSVEVWETLIFKSGGETR